One window of Cuculus canorus isolate bCucCan1 chromosome 10, bCucCan1.pri, whole genome shotgun sequence genomic DNA carries:
- the XIAP gene encoding E3 ubiquitin-protein ligase XIAP isoform X1: MTCNGPYNSEACATPDTDHDEEWAQEHYRLGTFVGFPLDCPISVSALARAGFVYTGESDKVKCFSCHTTIEGWVPGDSALERHKQLSPDCKFITESTFLENNIHPLAQNYRHRTENGSSNSALPCTLDDQSDVEADYLLRTRQVVDMSDTLYPKTPAMCSEETRLKSFEDWPPDSQLTPKELANAGFYYTGVGDQVACFCCGGKLKKWEPSDRAWSEHKRHFPKCFFVLGRDVGNVPSESIPADLGRSGLNNAEHPRNPSMAKYGRRLQTFLAWIYPVNKEQLAEAGFYSIGNGDHVVCFHCGGGLQEWKENEDPWDQHAKWFPGCRFVRKEKGLEFINNVHLKDGCRDSTTEAAERTILPEDDLLQNPLVQSAIDMGFSLSEIRNTMEKKLQMSGESHTSVEELVADLSAQKENTREEEPNEIPVEKDELIHLQNLYLSTEEKLRRLQEEKLCKICMAKDISVVFIPCGHLVACKECAGALTECPVCRTDIMKRQEVFMY, encoded by the exons ATGACGTGCAATGGCCCGTATAACTCAGAAGCTTGTGCTACTCCAGACACGGACCATGACGAGGAATGGGCCCAGGAACACTACAGACTAGGAACTTTTGTTGGATTTCCCCTTGACTGTCCGATTTCAGTGTCAGCACTAGCACGAGCTGGCTTCGTTTATACTGGAGAAAGTGACAAAGTGAAGTGCTTCAGTTGCCATACAACTATTGAAGGATGGGTGCCTGGGGATTCTGCGCTTGAGAGACACAAACAGCTTTCCCCAGATTGCAAATTTATTACTGAATCtacttttctggaaaataaCATACATCCTCTCGCCCAGAACTACCGGCATAGAACTGAAAATGGCTCCAGCAATTCAGCCCTGCCTTGTACACTAGATGACCAATCTGATGTGGAGGCAGATTACCTTTTGAGAACTAGGCAGGTTGTGGATATGTCAGATACTTTGTATCCTAAAACCCCTGCTATGTGCAGCGAAGAGACAAGGTTAAAGTCTTTTGAGGACTGGCCCCCTGATAGCCAGTTGACACCAAAGGAATTAGCTAATGCTGGATTCTATTATACAGGTGTTGGTGATCAAGTGGCATGTTTTTGTTGTGGTGGAAAATTGAAAAAGTGGGAACCCAGTGACAGAGCATGGTCAGAACACAAGAGGCATTTTCCTAAATGCTTTTTTGTCCTGGGCCGGGATGTTGGAAATGTTCCAAGTGAATCTATTCCTGCTGACCTTGGGAGGAGTGGTCTGAACAATGCAGAGCATCCCAGGAATCCATCTATGGCAAAATATGGAAGACGCTTACAAACATTTTTAGCTTGGATATATCCAGTTAACAAGGAGCAACTTGCTGAAGCTGGGTTCTATAGCATAG GTAATGGTGATCATGTTGTGTGTTTCCACTGTGGTGGAGGATTGCaagaatggaaggaaaatgaagaccCATGGGATCAACATGCCAAATGGTTTCCCGG gTGCAGAtttgtgagaaaagaaaaggggcTAGAATTTATAAATAATGTTCACTTAAAAGATGGATGTAGGGATTCAACA aCAGAAGCTGCTGAACGGACAATACTTCCTGAAG ATGATCTCTTACAGAATCCTTTGGTACAAAGTGCCATAGACATGGGTTTCAGTTTGTCTGAGATTAGGAACACgatggaaaagaaattgcagaTGTCTGGAGAAAGTCACACATCTGTTGAGGAACTGGTAGCAGACTTAagtgctcagaaagaaaatacaagggAAGAAGAACCAAATGAAATCCCAGTTGAGAAAGATGAGCTTATTCACTTACAAAACCTCT ATCTCAGTACTGAAGAAAAGTTAAGACGcttgcaggaagaaaagctttgtAAAATCTGTATGGCTAAAGACATATCAGTCGTCTTCATTCCCTGTGGTCACCTGGTTGCCTGTAAGGAATGTGCTGGAGCACTTACTGAATGCCCTGTGTGTCGTACAGATATTATGAAGAGACAGGAAGTTTTTATGTATTAG
- the XIAP gene encoding E3 ubiquitin-protein ligase XIAP isoform X2 encodes MTCNGPYNSEACATPDTDHDEEWAQEHYRLGTFVGFPLDCPISVSALARAGFVYTGESDKVKCFSCHTTIEGWVPGDSALERHKQLSPDCKFITESTFLENNIHPLAQNYRHRTENGSSNSALPCTLDDQSDVEADYLLRTRQVVDMSDTLYPKTPAMCSEETRLKSFEDWPPDSQLTPKELANAGFYYTGVGDQVACFCCGGKLKKWEPSDRAWSEHKRHFPKCFFVLGRDVGNVPSESIPADLGRSGLNNAEHPRNPSMAKYGRRLQTFLAWIYPVNKEQLAEAGFYSIGNGDHVVCFHCGGGLQEWKENEDPWDQHAKWFPGCRFVRKEKGLEFINNVHLKDGCRDSTTEAAERTILPEDLSTEEKLRRLQEEKLCKICMAKDISVVFIPCGHLVACKECAGALTECPVCRTDIMKRQEVFMY; translated from the exons ATGACGTGCAATGGCCCGTATAACTCAGAAGCTTGTGCTACTCCAGACACGGACCATGACGAGGAATGGGCCCAGGAACACTACAGACTAGGAACTTTTGTTGGATTTCCCCTTGACTGTCCGATTTCAGTGTCAGCACTAGCACGAGCTGGCTTCGTTTATACTGGAGAAAGTGACAAAGTGAAGTGCTTCAGTTGCCATACAACTATTGAAGGATGGGTGCCTGGGGATTCTGCGCTTGAGAGACACAAACAGCTTTCCCCAGATTGCAAATTTATTACTGAATCtacttttctggaaaataaCATACATCCTCTCGCCCAGAACTACCGGCATAGAACTGAAAATGGCTCCAGCAATTCAGCCCTGCCTTGTACACTAGATGACCAATCTGATGTGGAGGCAGATTACCTTTTGAGAACTAGGCAGGTTGTGGATATGTCAGATACTTTGTATCCTAAAACCCCTGCTATGTGCAGCGAAGAGACAAGGTTAAAGTCTTTTGAGGACTGGCCCCCTGATAGCCAGTTGACACCAAAGGAATTAGCTAATGCTGGATTCTATTATACAGGTGTTGGTGATCAAGTGGCATGTTTTTGTTGTGGTGGAAAATTGAAAAAGTGGGAACCCAGTGACAGAGCATGGTCAGAACACAAGAGGCATTTTCCTAAATGCTTTTTTGTCCTGGGCCGGGATGTTGGAAATGTTCCAAGTGAATCTATTCCTGCTGACCTTGGGAGGAGTGGTCTGAACAATGCAGAGCATCCCAGGAATCCATCTATGGCAAAATATGGAAGACGCTTACAAACATTTTTAGCTTGGATATATCCAGTTAACAAGGAGCAACTTGCTGAAGCTGGGTTCTATAGCATAG GTAATGGTGATCATGTTGTGTGTTTCCACTGTGGTGGAGGATTGCaagaatggaaggaaaatgaagaccCATGGGATCAACATGCCAAATGGTTTCCCGG gTGCAGAtttgtgagaaaagaaaaggggcTAGAATTTATAAATAATGTTCACTTAAAAGATGGATGTAGGGATTCAACA aCAGAAGCTGCTGAACGGACAATACTTCCTGAAG ATCTCAGTACTGAAGAAAAGTTAAGACGcttgcaggaagaaaagctttgtAAAATCTGTATGGCTAAAGACATATCAGTCGTCTTCATTCCCTGTGGTCACCTGGTTGCCTGTAAGGAATGTGCTGGAGCACTTACTGAATGCCCTGTGTGTCGTACAGATATTATGAAGAGACAGGAAGTTTTTATGTATTAG
- the LOC128853188 gene encoding collagen alpha-1(I) chain-like has product MEAELPGVSSQTYIWEPLTMRNAVPGHRITESQNDPSWKGLTRITESNPSACTGQPTPVPHGDLGAAASARGGQWAAAARAGRARRGAARDALGEREPRHGAAPGHRRAGAPAPGTAAGRDSVPAAARNSGGGNFALTLGAAARGRAASAAQEINKKQLSASAPRGGQNPGAGGPGLPRDGEIASGGWPARGGREKTGTPQSQGPLLAPCPSRVPSPRPGLGQSRGPPKAPGPLVARTRPLQVPPYGLGENQDTPKPGTRKSQVPAPCLLKNKRREKRNTRKGLASYLGRVQLSSVRAEEEGAEKRYLKQKWRQNPPVRSFLPPPPLPPPPAGPARARRGSCNTRLPAPGGPAQLGKGPFLTKNKQGKAHGSCHNSSCARAAPGSFPRGTRGGKPRPTKPCPELGAGPGAQRGRQGSVPKSPPGQGGIRQLPEEAAGGSPSSPPGQGRRRLFPKSPPGQGGVPQLPQGRRGLVPAGAGEAQIGPHVRTGAGGSTGSVATGPGRGIESVPHVPTGAGGGSGSVPTGAGELSRRPSLSRRHRVDPQSPSGQGKAACRFPAGQREAGGWFPKSPLGPGTLPSPAQPLQETRNLSPFPHRGRRTPVPASGTGPAEAAPLGLASSEPPPRPAQGGLARREAGQLCPLCLPHHFLLRGAAPSSMGHRPLSLAARPALARSLAHRHTHTHNARASILPAAPAPLGKRAEELVLHFNSLAGGGPPPGPAAPVAAIASPPAKLPEASPPFSNLPSPAAGAERRAGPGPVAPFLFPVRRGCRPFGPSCPGARVSSGGGEGVSGGRRGAGRLFNLAAARGIVWGVRCAAAAERGEAAGATWRTSGGARSPGRGATPAGRSVRRRQQRRKQREARARGGGGGRRRGRGRARGAGSGELRRGDGPKRSGSGGRDAGRGGSGSGSGSGSGSGSGSGSGSGSSSSFYSSALNRVPFQTRRPVWPQQCVYLTVIEKEPSDSSKVVYFLGYPTPAGDSLQGLS; this is encoded by the exons ATGGAGGCTGAATTGCCAGGAGTTAGCAGCCAGACCTACATCTGGGAACCCCTTACAATGAGAAATGCTGTTCCcggtcacagaatcacagaatcacagaatgacccgAGCTGGAAAGGACTGACgaggatcaccgagtccaacccctctgcctgCACAGGACAGCCCACG CCCGTTCCGCACGGTGACCTTGGCGCCGCCGCCAGCGCTCGGGGCGGCCAATGGGCGGCGGCGGCCCGAGCAGGCCGGGCCCGGCGCGGGGCCGCCCGTGACGCACTTGGGGAACGCGAGCCCCGCCATGGCGCCGCCCCGGGGCACCGCCGCGCCGGCGCCCCCGCCCCGGGCACCGCGGCCGGGAGGGACTCGGTCCCGGCCGCCGCCCGCAACTCCGGTGGCGGAAACTTCGCGTTAACTCTCGGCGCCGCCGCCCGGGGGAGGGCGGCGAGCGCCGCgcaagaaataaacaaaaagcagctgagCGCCTCCGCTCCGCGCGGAGGACAAAATCCGGGGGCAGGGGGTCCCGGGCTTCCACGGGACGGAGAAATCGCATCGGGCGGGTGGCCGGCCAGAGGCGGCCGGGAGAAAACCGGGACGCCCCAGAGCCAGGGCCCGCTCCTCGCTCCCTGCCCCTCCAGGGTCCCCTCGCCGCGGCCGGGGCTGGGACAGAGCCGGGGCCCCCCCAAAGCGCCAGGCCCGCTCGTCGCTCGCACCCGGCCCCTCCAGGTCCCTCCCTACGGCCTGGGAGAAAaccaggacaccccaaaaccagggaCGCGCAAAAGCCAGGTCCCCGCTCCTTGTCTCCT AAAAAATAAGCGCCGAGAAAAGAGAAACACCAGGAAAGGTCTCGCTTCCTACCTGGGCAGGGTTCAGCTCAGTTCAGTGCGTGCcgaggaggagggggcagagaaGCGCTATCTAAAACAAAAGTGGCGCCAAAACCCCCCAGTGAGgagctttcttcctcctcctcctctgccccctcccccagcAGGGCCGGCGAGAGCCCGGCGGGGCTCCTGCAACACGCGGCTCCCGGCACCGGGCGGCCCCGCGCAACTTGGCAAAGGCCCCTTCCttacaaaaaacaaacagggaAAGGCGCACGGAAGCTGCCACAACTCTTCCTGTGCGCGGGCAGCGCCGGGGAGCTTCCCCCGGGGCACCCGGGGGGGGAAACCTCGCCCCACAAAGCCCTGCCCCGAGCTGGGCGCCGGGCCGGGGGCTCAGCGGGGGCGGCAAGGGTCGGTTCCCAAGTCCCCACCGGGGCAGGGGGGGATCCGGCAGCTTCCCGAGGAGGCAGCGGGTGGGTCCCCCTCGTCCCCACCGGGGCAGGGGAGGCGCAGGTTGTTCCCCAAGTCCCCACCGGGGCAGGGGGGGGTCCCGCAGCTTCCGCAGGGAAGGCGCGGGTTGGTCCCTGCCGGGGCAGGGGAGGCGCAGATCGGTCCCCACGTCCGCACCGGGGCAGGAGGAAGCACCGGGTCGGTCGCCACCGGGCCAGGAAGAGGCATCGAGTCGGTTCCCCACGTCCCCACCGGGGCAGGGGGAGGCAGCGGGTCGGTCCCCACCGGGGCCGGGGAACTCTCTCGCCGGCCCAGCCTCTCTAGAAGGCACCGAGTCGATCCCCAGTCCCCATCAGGGCAGGGGAAGGCAGCGTGTCGGTTTCCAGCGGGacagagggaggcaggaggttGGTTTCCCAAGTCCCCACTGGGGCCGGGGACTCTTCCGTCGCCGGCCCAGCCTCTCCAAGAGACACGGAATCTATCCCCATTTCCTCACCGGGGCCGCAGAACCCCCGTCCCAGCCTCTGGGACAGGGCCGGCCGAAGCTGCCCCACTCGGCTTAGCCAGCTCAGAGCCTCCCCCCCGCCCTGCGCAGGGAGGTCTCGCCCGGCGGGAAGCggggcagctctgccctctCTGCCTCCCCCACCATTTTCTGCTGCGCGGCGCAGCGCCCTCCTCCATGGGGCACCGACCCCTTTCCCTCGCCGCGCGGCCTGCCCTCGCTCGCTCGCtcgcacacagacacacacacacacacaatgccCGAGCCTCCATCTTGCCGGCAGCCCCCGCTCCGCTCGGGAAAAGGGCGGAGGAGCTGGTTCTCCATTTTAACTCGCTTGCGGGCGG CggccccccccccggccccgccgccccggtCGCCGCCATCGCCAGTCCCCCCGCCAAACTTCCAGAAGCTTCGCCGCCATTTTCTAACTTACCTTCCCCAGCGGCGGGCGCAGAGCGGCGAGCAGGCCCCGGGCCCGTAGCTCCGTTCCTGTTTCCCGTTCGACGCGGTTGCCGGCCGTTCGGCCCGTCCTGTCCCGGCGCCCGGGTCTCGTcggggggaggggagggtgTTTCGGGAGGGCGAAGGGGAGCGGGCAGGTTGTTTAATTTGGCGGCGGCGCGGGGGATTGTTTGGGGTGTTCGCTGCGCGGCGGCTGCCGAGCGAGGGGAGGCCGCGGGCGCCACCTGGCGGACAAGCGGCGGCGCCCGCTCTCCTGGGCGAGGGGCGACACCTGCCGGGCGGAGCGTGCGGCGCCGCCAGCAGCGGCGTAAACAACGTGAGGCGCgtgcgcggggcgggggcggggggaggaggagggggcggggccgcgcgcGCGGGGCGGGATCGGGGGAGCTGAGGCGCGGGGACGGCCCTAAAAGGAGCGGGAGCGGCGGGAGGGACGCGGGCAGAGGGGGATCGGGATCGGGATCGGGATCGGGATCGGGATCGGGATCGGGATCGGGATCGGGATCGGGATCGTCATCGTCGTTTTACAGCTCAGCGCTGAACCGGGTGCCCTTCCAAACAAGGCGTCCCGTCTGGCCACAGCAGTGCGTGTATCTGACAGTTATAGAGAAAGAGCCGTCTGACTCCTCAAAGGTGGTTTATTTCTTAGGTTATCCAACCCCCGCTGGAGACTCTCTGCAGGGTCTGTCTTGA